The DNA sequence CACAACGActagacacacaggagagaaaagtAGCAGTTTTGAGTTTTTACTCAAATTGTCAAATTTCAGGAAGTGACTTCCACTATGACAAAACTCatatacagtctctctctctgagtgagtgagtgagtgagtgagtgagtgagtgagtgagagagagagactgttatgAGTTTTTTCATAGTGGAAGTCACTTCCTGAAATTTGACATCATGAACTAGATGGCTTAATGATTCACTTTTGATTCCGTTTCATTGAAATTAAAACAGAATATTTGTTCATCAATATTGTATGCATGCCTCTAGATAAAATGTTCAAAAGAGTAGTTCATAACTCAACCACTAGAGGGGTATATTGCAATACAGAAGGAGCACTGGCGAACTATCCTCAAACCAAGACGGATTACATACAACTGTATTTGAACAGTGGCCATTTCCCCAAGTAATTTTCTGAAACCTTTTCATAGAGCCAAAACAAGTTGAGGGAAATACACCACTGTCCACGCCTGTTATCAATTTAACACTTGTTTCCCTCTTCTAACAGCGTTCTAATTGTACTGGAACACGTTCAACTGAAAAGGGCACAGAATTGGACAGAAATATGGAAAAAGTAATTGGAGCAATCTTAGAAATAATGTGAGCTGTGCTCCATGCAGAGCGAGGCTGATGATGGACAGAGGTTGATAATGGgggaaagatgtgtgtgtgtgtgtgtgtgtgtgtgtgtgtgtgtgtgtgtgtgtgtgtgtgtgtgtgtgtgtgtgtgtgtgtgtgtgtgtgtgcgtgcgtgcgtgcgtgcgtgcgtgcgtgcgtgcgtgcgtgcgtgcgtgcgtgcgtgcgtgcgtgcgtgcgtgcgtgcgtgcgtgcgtgcgtgcgtgcgtgcgtgcgtgcgtgcgtgcgtgcgtgtgagcgagtgtgttttaataaatgttCACTCACTTGTCAGTTATTTGGATGTAAGGGTCCTGACAGAGGTTGGTGTCCACACACTGATAGGCACCGTGGATATTCACACAGGTCTGTCCTGTAGTACACTGGTGCTCTCCAGTCTCACACTCATTTATATCTgggggggagggatagagaaCAGGTTGGGGAAAGGGAAGGTTCGAATACAATAGGACACAGAATCTAAATGAATAGAATAGAATCAAGTTGTCCACTAACGAGGACAACGAAAGAACACAGGTACAATTAGCTGACGTTGAAGTGAAAGACGGGCAAAAGGAGAACAGATGGAGAGAGTGCTTACCCTGACATAGTCGGGTGCCCAGCAGCTGGTAGCCTTCTGGGCACTGACAGGAGAACTTCCCGGGTTCATTGACACACTGGAACTGGCACAGGTAACTGGAGTAGCTGCACTCGTCTATGTCTGCAGAAcgcaggagggagagggaggggaacagcGTTTCAGATCATAGCGCAGCTGTTTTAAccaaggaaacagacagagagcttTTAAATAAtgcaagaaagaaagagatggttTCGTAGATCGTAGCACTGCGATTTTAATGGcactatagagacagacagacagacagatcctctCACCATTGCAGGCGAAGCCGTCAGGCCCCAACTCGTAGCCCTGGTCACAGCGACAGAGGAAGGTACCGTAGGTGTTATAACACCTCTGCTGACAGGGGGCGCCCATGTCACACTCATTCACATCTGgaaggaggaggaaagggagaagtCTATCAGTATATACACATTCTAACATCAGTCTGGATAGTGTGGGACTCTATACTTTTGTCTGGTTGTAGCTATTAGTTTTACCATGActctgtgtgtatacagtatgcgATATTGCGTGTTTGCATGTCTGACCATGCCTCACCAATACAGGAGCGGTTGTTGCCGGCCAGCTGGAAGCCTGGTTCACACTGACAGGAGAAGGAGCCGGGGACGTTGACACAGCGATGCTGACAGTACCTGTATCTGCACTCATCAATATCTAACAGCACAGATGGAAGGAGAGCATTCAGAAACAGTTCCAGAGAAAGGAGATTGCTTTGACCAACCAGGTTGTTATGGTAAAGGAGAATTTGATCCAaggacttgcctggttaaatagaggtcaAATAACATGCTACAATGACTAAGCTGAACCACAACAATGCAGTGAGACCACAAACAGTGAGTTGGTGTGACTCAGGCCAAGGGGTAGGCTGGTTAGAGAGAGTCCTATGGAGAGTGCTATACATTCTTAGAAAGaatggtgctatctagaacctaaaagggttatttggctgtccccataggataaccatttgaagaacccgttctggttccaggtagaaccatttccCCAGAGGGTTCTAggtggaacccaaaagagttcctacggggacagccgaagaacccttttataGAACCCTGTTTAAGAGTATAGTTTGACCTACCAATGCACTCGGTGCCAACCTTGCGGTAACCATCAGGACACTGGCAGGTAAAGGCTCCAGGTGTGTTGATGcactgctggctgggctggcagtCGTGTtcatctctctcacactcattCACATCTGTGTGTGTCATATGGCAATGAGACACACCGTTTTAAGTAACATAGTAAGTTAATACATTTGATGCACCAACAGCTGAGAATTCCCCACATTGCTGAATTGTTATTCCTGTCTCATGCATTccccatcaacaacaacacctaCCACCCCGACCCCAAGGACAACCGGACAAACAGCTCTTTCACCACTCTCCGTCCCATAAAACTAAGAGCAGCTGTCCTCGTGAAATCTACACATTCCAGTGCCAGCTatccacgtacacacacacattatccctCCCCTGTCTCATCCTCCAGCCGGTACTCACCCACACAGCTGTCTCCCTGGGGTTCGTAGCCCAGAGGACAGGGGTTGAAGGGCTCTCTGGCAGTGCTCTCCAGGTTGGTCCCAGGCTGACTGGGGGGGTCCTGGGCTGGGATGACTGAGGCAGAGCGGGGGAGGCACAGGTAGCCCCCGTAGTGGTTGAAGCACTTCATCTCACCCTTACAGGCCTCCGGAATGGTCTCACACTCGTTTATGTctgacgggagagagggagagacagcgagaggctGAAGGAAAAGGACTGAAAGACAGGAGTGGTTTCAAGTTGTAATGCTCTCACTCAGGACACGGACATGGGGACATGAGGATAAGCGAGAGCCTTTACCTTTGCAGTGCTGAGTCTGGGAGTCCCATTGATACCCATCTGTGCATTCCTACAGATAGCAGGAGAGAGAGTCTCATGTACTGTATCATCCAAATAACCTTTCATGTACAGCTATTATATGCACTTTAAACCATGGCTGTCCACTGTCACACCAATAggatgagagggagaaggagatgatGACACATAGTCATGAGCACAGAGAGCAGGTCAGCGGAGGTCAACTGAAAAGAGAAGAGCAGCTGCAGTACAAAAAGGGGTCAAATCATCAGTCTGGTACATGGTGGGAGGGGGACGACAAGATAGCAAGGtaggagagagggattgagagagtgagagaaggagagtccTGGTTTGCACGCCGAAATACCCATCCTTACCGTGTAGGTGTCACTTTCTGTAGGTGGCTGTGAAATAGCACTGCGGAggatcacagacacacacaggatggacacacacacgcccCGCATGCTCACGTACTGACTGGCAGATAGAACAGGACCACACGTGTTAACACACACTGGCACAGCCGGCGGGTCACACAGGTAACGGCGCCTCAGGTCAGGATGAAAGAAGCTTCCGACCTGTTGTGGTGCTCAGAGCAGTTCAGTGGTATctgtagagagggaaagagagacagaaagagagacagaaaggggggaggaagagagagagagagagagagagagggagagagagagagagagggacagagagagagagggacagagagagagagagagggacagagagagagagagagagagagagagagagagagagagggacagagagagagagagagagagatagagagagagagggacagagagagagggacagagagagagagagaggaacagagagagagagagagggagagagagagagagagagtgtatatgAGTTGTGTCGTAGTGGAAGTCACTCAGAGTTAGATACTCTGGCGACTCATTGACCTGGGTTGAGAACacttcagaaagagagagatagactcAGCAACCTGAGTGGTAAATCATCCACCTCATTAACTTCTCAAAACACTGAGCTGTGTGTTGACATCTTTTCTAAAGCCAGGCTCAGACACAGAGCAGAAGTCAAGTCAAACAAGTGACATGTGACATTATTTGCTAATCAAACATCTTTCCCCCTGAATCCACGCCAGTATAATGGAGAGGAAGTACGTCTCCCCCTGCCGGTGAAAGATAAATATAAGGGTGTACTCCATCCATCAGCTAAAAATAAAGTCAACAGCAAGGAAATGCTTTCATTATAGCTCTCCACACACAGCCATCTATTTCCCTAGACAGCCCCACTGTAActaggaatacacacacacacacacacacacacacacacacacacacacacacacacacacacacacacacacacacacacacacacacacacacacacacacacacacacacacacacacacacacacacacacacacacacacacacacacacactgggacttcacattgaaaacctgtggaGGCTGAACCTGCAGTATACCAGAGTGGGCCACTAAACACAGTAACCCTGTAAGAGGTACAAAATCTAAGGGTATTATCTGTCAATTTCAAGACATTACTTTCCGTTCTCCCAGACGCCGCAGGCTCTCAGACAGGTATCGGCTCTGTTCATCCATCTACATCACTGTTACTAGTACCACATAATCCATTGTTGTCTTTATCTGAGCCTGGCTTCATTCATCATCATGGCTAGTGTTATTAATCACTGAAGTACTGCATATGGAGGTGGAGAAGTATACAGACAGGGCTTTGCTGCCCATTTCAGGAGAACCCAACCATCCTCCATGTAATGTTCTTGGCACGAGGAAGCACAGCTGTTTAAGTAGAACATGTACCTAGACAAATAAATCCTCAATTCCAGCTCCCCATTTCTGAGTAACCGTTGTTCGTGCAAAACTGTCAGCAGAGGCTCCAGACAGAATAGATAAAGAGGAAAGCTATAATCACTGCTTTCTTTATacgtgtacacacacgcacacactttaaATATTTGATTGAATCCACCAATCACATTACATCACAAAGGACCCATTTCAAGAGTCACTCACGTGAACAAAAAGAgcttctcctccacacagctaggcGGCCCATAACTGCCGAAACAGAGAAGTACCTAGCCACATCTACTGTACatgcacacacctacacacacacaaacctcatgCCGAGTGTGTTGGCTATTATGCTAATTAACAAAAAAGAAGCCACAGAGTGATGTGCGTGCCACACGTAAATACTGTCTTACATCACACTCCAAATGTAGCCTTACCTTCGCTCTGAAGCACCAAAACCAACAGCAGATGTTCCACTAAGTTCCCAGGACAAGTACCCACTCAGTACACACAATGCACTTGTCACACAACTTCACAATCTTTCATACACTCACAAAAGTCTTGTAGTGGGCCTTGCGTCATTTCATCTTCAATAGGTCTGCATCATAAGCAGGAGGACACTTATATACAGCCCCGGTATGAGGACACGTCAGAATCCTTGTGTAGACACTGTGGTACTCTTACAGCCAGGGCGGGGGGGATCTGACCTAAAACCACCAAAAAACTAAAACTGTCCGCCCGAGTCCACTCAGTCACCCAGGACTGTGGGCAGCAGGGAGACATGGGTATGTACTGCCCCGCCACCGCTGACCAGTGAGCACCAAGTTGTGTTTGGACCTCTGGAATGCCCGTGGCAAGGATGTGGGCTGCAGTTCCCAGTAGGGATACCCTACTATCAGTGTTTCCCAGAGTATCAGGTTCTGGGAAAGCCCCCCATGGTTCATGTAGGACAGCTGCTGCCAACCCTACAGCCTCTGGTCTCTGAGTGGGCGGATGGTTCGTCACTCTGACAGCCCTCCACAGGTCAACCACTGGTCTGTTTGTGGTTCTGGTAAAGACAAGCGTTGTTGAAGAAATATATGATTTCCTTGACTGTCATTGAAATGGAATTACAGTTGTATGACGAAAGGAAAATGGGTAGCGTGACACACTTGCCATTTAACAGAAGTGTAGAACCACGTAGTTTACCATTTTTCACAGAAATAtatataaagttgaagtcggaagtttacatacaccttagccaaatacatttaaactcagtttttcacaattcatgacattgaatccttgtaaaaattccctgttttaggtcagttaggatcaccacttcattttaagaatgtgaaatgtcagaataatagtagagagaattatttatttcagcttttattcctttcatcacattcccagtgggtcagaagtttacatacactcaattagtatttggtagcattgcctttaaattgtttaacttgtgtcaaacgtttcaggtagccttccatattcctcctgacagagctggtgtaacggagtcaggtttgtaggcctccttgctcgcacacactttttcagttctgcccacacattttctatatgattaaggtcagggcttcgtgatggccactccaataacgtggctttgttgtccttaagccattttgccacaactttggaagtatgcttggggtcattgtccatttggaagacccatttgcaaccaagctttaacttcctgactgatgtcttcaatatatccaaataattttcctctctcatgacgccatctattttgtgaagtgcaccagtcccgcctgcagcaaagcacccccacagcatgatgctgccacccccgtgcttcacggttgggatggtgttcttcggtttgcaagtgtccccctttttcctccaaacataacaatggtcattatggccaaacagttctatttttgtttcatcagaccagagtacatttctccaaaaagtacaatctttgtgcCCATgagcaattgcaaaccgtagtctgtttttttatggcagttttggagcagtagcttcttccttgctgagtggcctttcaggtcatgtcgatataggactattttactgtggatatagataattttgtacctgtttcctccagcatcttcacaaggtcctttgctgttgttctgggattgatttgcacttttcgcaccacagtacgttcatctctaggagacagaacacgtctccttcctgagtcgTTTGACGGTtgggtggtcccatggtgtttatactttatactattgtttgaacagatgaacgtggtaccttcaggcatttggaaatggctctctaggatgaaccagacttatggaggtctacaattttttttcttaggtcttggctgatttattttgattttcccatgatgtcaagcaaagaggcactgagtttgaaggcaggccttgatatacatccacagttacacctccaattaactcaaatgatgtcaattagcctataagaagcttctaaagccatgacataattttctggaattttcctagctgtttaaatgcacagtcaacttagtgtatgtaaacttctgatccactggaattgtgatgcaattTCTTTgctttttaatgtgtttgagccaatcagttgtgttgtgacaagttaggggtggtatacagaagataaccctatttggtaaaagaccaagtccatattatggcaaaaacagctcaaataagcaaagagaaatgacagtccatcattaccttaagacatgaaggtcagtcaatgcggaaaaagTGCAGTCGTGCGGTCGCAAAAATATTCAAGCACGATGATTAaacttgctctcatgaggaccgccacaggaaaggccGCAGAGGacaagttaattagagttaccagcctcagaaattgcagcccaaataaatgctaagaagagacttgctttgggccaagaaacacgagcaatggacattagaccggtggaaatctatcctttggtctgatgggtCTAAATTTGAGGATTTTGGTTCTAACTGCCGGGTTTTTGTGAGACGCcgagtgggtgaacggatgatctccacgtgtgtagttcccaccgtgaagtatggagTAGGTGGTGTGATGTGCTTTGCTGGTCACACTGTCATTGATTTaattagaattcaatgcacaattaaccagcatggctagcaatacgccatccaatctggtttgtgcttagtgggactatcatttgttttacaacaggacaatgattcaacacacctccaggctgtgtagttggctatttggccaagaaggagagtgatgtattgctgtatcagatgacttggcctccacaatcatccatcctcaacccaattgagatggtttgggatgagttgaactgcagagtgaaggaaaagcagccaacaagtgctcagcatatgtgcaaactccttcaagactgttggaaaagcattccaagtgaacctggttgagaaaatgccaagtgtgcaaagctgtcatcaaggcaaaggatggctatattgactaatctaaaatataaaacatgttaaaaataacacttttttgattactacatgattccatgtgttatttcatagtgttaatgtcttcactattattccacaatgtagaaaatagtaaaaataaagaaaaacccttgaatgaggtgtgtccaaacttttgactggtactgtgtatacactaccgttcaaaagtttggggtcacttagaaacgtccttgtttttgaaagaagagcacatttcttgtccattaaaataacatcaaattgatcagaaataaagtgtagacattgttaatgttgtaaatgactgttgtagctggaaacggcagattttttatgaaatatctaaataggcgtacagaggcccattatcaccaACCAtcactgtgttccaatggcacgttgtgttagctaatccaggtttaccattttaaaaggataatttatAATTAGAAAAtgattttgcaattatgttagcacagctggaaactgttgttctgattaaagaagcaataaaactgtccttcttcagtctagttgagtatctggagcatcagcatttttgggtttgattacaggctcaaaaatacctttcttctgaaactaatcagtctattcttgttctgagaaatgaaggctattccatgcgagaaattgccaagaaactgaagatctcgtccagcgctgtgtactattcccttcacagtaTAGCGCAAaccggctctaaccagaatagaaagaggagtgggaggcccctgtgcacaactgagcaagaggacaagtacattatagtgtttaatttgagaaacagatacctcacaagttctcaactggcagcttcattaaatagtacccgcaaaacaccagtctcaacgtcaacattgaagaggagactccgggatgccgGAGTCGCAAAGAAAAAGGCAGAGTAGCTAAGAAAAAGCCAAATCTCAGacttgcccatcttaatattttatttttattggccaaaaaacacagacactggacagaggaactctgcctagaaggctagcatcccggaggagtcgtctcttcactgttgaagttgagactggtgttttgtgggatTTGCAGATTGGCCTAGCcaatcgggtgattgtggaggccaggccatctgacgcagcactcctttagtattggtttctttgcagcaattcgaccatgaaggcctgattcacacagtctcctctgaacagttgatgttgtgatgtgtctgttacttgaactctgtgaagcatttattttggctgcaatttctaagactggtaactctgagtcttcctttcctgtggtggtcctcatgagaaacagtttcatcacagcgcttgatggtttttgcaactgcacttgaagaaactttcaaatttcttgacattttctgcatTGGCTGACCTATATGTCTTAAAATCGttgctctttgcttatttgagccataaaat is a window from the Oncorhynchus clarkii lewisi isolate Uvic-CL-2024 chromosome 14, UVic_Ocla_1.0, whole genome shotgun sequence genome containing:
- the LOC139366245 gene encoding EGF-containing fibulin-like extracellular matrix protein 2; translation: MRGVCVSILCVSVILRSAISQPPTESDTYTECTDGYQWDSQTQHCKDINECETIPEACKGEMKCFNHYGGYLCLPRSASVIPAQDPPSQPGTNLESTAREPFNPCPLGYEPQGDSCVDVNECERDEHDCQPSQQCINTPGAFTCQCPDGYRKVGTECIDIDECRYRYCQHRCVNVPGSFSCQCEPGFQLAGNNRSCIDVNECDMGAPCQQRCYNTYGTFLCRCDQGYELGPDGFACNDIDECSYSSYLCQFQCVNEPGKFSCQCPEGYQLLGTRLCQDINECETGEHQCTTGQTCVNIHGAYQCVDTNLCQDPYIQITDNRCVCPVTKPACRDLPFSIVHRYMSITSERSVPSDIFQIQATSVYPGAYNTFRIRSGDDNGDFYIRQINNISAMLVLARAVTGPLEYTLDLEMVSVNPLLSYQTSSALRLSIYVGPHAF